In Natranaerovirga hydrolytica, one DNA window encodes the following:
- a CDS encoding AAA family ATPase: MNVLLVSGNLQVSILSYIGKKVHCLNANPLMISELYNHLEGVSDELKLDAIIISNEGFIDNINEDIGQVSKALQWIEKNKTDTRIIVITSDALIEKELKKISTTYDNLKVYRCYFKRIPFEFYGKIIEDKQWIIQKDHSKEIKKEKKQKEEKSSFLERFRSKSKDKSELKATDELSKQYDAISRGISKIIAVTGHRGAGLTSTAINLATEANKRGLSSFIIDMDIDYRSTNMYYSTFHNQTQKEEEMNASLIRVLARPQDYSIMAHNIKDNLWLTSLGYDFQDEKLIQQFYNSNKLIGLLSVLKNKFNLVILDMPMDLFKYFEETLMYIDVFGLCINNNLYSILSTLRNLDVVLEPKNISYINAKSKVIVTKYNDQSRFKNEIFVPNQVCEILTSGLNESFLYDVKLAGYIPYSSGFDSQIETDIPIVNTNKEYEKAYGNALLRLMEG; the protein is encoded by the coding sequence ATGAATGTACTGTTAGTATCTGGAAATTTGCAAGTATCAATACTTAGCTACATAGGGAAAAAAGTTCATTGTCTTAATGCTAATCCGCTTATGATATCTGAGTTATATAATCATTTAGAAGGTGTATCTGATGAATTAAAATTAGATGCTATTATAATCAGTAATGAAGGTTTCATAGATAATATAAATGAAGATATTGGACAAGTTTCAAAAGCATTACAGTGGATAGAAAAAAACAAAACAGACACAAGAATAATCGTGATAACCAGTGACGCTTTAATAGAAAAAGAGCTGAAGAAAATAAGTACTACATATGATAATTTAAAAGTTTATAGATGTTACTTTAAAAGAATTCCATTTGAATTTTATGGCAAAATAATTGAAGACAAACAATGGATCATTCAAAAAGACCATAGTAAAGAAATCAAGAAAGAAAAAAAGCAAAAAGAGGAGAAAAGCTCTTTTTTAGAAAGATTTAGGTCAAAGTCAAAAGACAAATCAGAATTAAAGGCTACAGATGAACTGAGTAAACAGTATGATGCTATTAGTAGGGGAATTAGTAAAATCATCGCTGTTACAGGGCATAGGGGAGCAGGATTAACAAGCACAGCTATTAATTTAGCTACTGAAGCTAACAAAAGGGGATTAAGTTCATTTATTATTGATATGGATATTGATTATAGAAGTACAAATATGTATTACAGTACGTTTCATAATCAAACTCAAAAAGAAGAAGAGATGAACGCATCGTTAATAAGGGTGTTAGCAAGACCTCAAGATTACTCAATTATGGCACATAATATAAAAGACAATTTATGGCTCACATCATTAGGGTATGATTTCCAAGACGAAAAATTAATTCAGCAATTTTATAATAGCAATAAACTCATTGGTTTATTGTCTGTTTTGAAAAACAAATTTAATCTAGTCATATTAGATATGCCTATGGATCTATTCAAATATTTTGAAGAAACATTAATGTATATTGATGTATTTGGTCTATGCATAAATAATAATTTGTATTCTATCTTAAGTACTTTGCGCAATTTAGATGTGGTACTTGAACCAAAAAATATTTCATATATTAATGCAAAATCAAAAGTCATTGTTACAAAATATAATGATCAATCAAGATTTAAGAATGAAATATTTGTTCCAAATCAAGTATGTGAGATTTTAACTTCAGGATTGAATGAGAGCTTCTTATACGATGTTAAATTAGCAGGATATATACCATACTCTTCAGGGTTTGATAGTCAGATTGAAACAGATATTCCTATAGTTAATACCAATAAAGAATATGAAAAAGCATATGGCAATGCATTGCTGAGGTTAATGGAGGGGTAA